The following is a genomic window from Miltoncostaea oceani.
CCGCGGAGGGTGATCGTCTGGATGGCGTCGGGTTCGTCCGCGACGGTCGGGTCGGGCGGCAGGCGCAGCACGCCGTCGCGCACGGGCAGGCCTGGCGACGGCCCGCTGTCGGCGAGGGTGAAGGCCACGCCGTCGAAGGCGTCGAGGCTCACCGCGCGCAGCGGCAGCGACCGCTCGGCTTGGACGGTGAGGGCGACCCGGGGGGTCGTCGGCCAGTCGAGCTTGCCGTAGTCCTGGCGCAGGTCGAGGCCACCGGTGGACGTGTCGCCCGACGTGCCGACCTCCCAGTCCTTCCAGCTCCACCACCCGTCGCCCGCCTGGGCGGGGCCGGGGCCGAGTCCCGCCGCGAGGGCGACGGCCACGCCGCCGAACGCGAGGGCGCCCCCCGCACGCCGCAGGGTCGCCCCGCCGCCGGCCGACCCGGCGCCGAGGGCGAGCACCGCGACGAGCGCGGCGAGCGCGAGGGCCCCGGCGGCGGCGCCCGAGGCGGGGGGCTCCACGGTCCACCGGTAGGCGAGGCCGACGCCGACGAGCACGAGACCCGCGACCGGTCGGCGGCGGGCCAGGATCTGCCAGGCGGCGCCGCCCGCGAGCACGGCGAGCGCCACGTCGAGCAGGGCGACGAGCTCGGGCTTCTCCGACGGGTCGACCGGCAGCCCCGACTCGGATCCGCTGGCGAGGCCGTCGGGGATCAGGGACCGCACGTCGGACCACGCGCCGCCGTCGAGCAGGGGCAGCGCGACCGGCGACAGCCGCAGGGCCATCGCGAGCACGCCGAGGACGGCGACGGCGACGGCGGCGCCGACCAGGGCGCCGCGGCGGCGGGGGGCCAGGGTGGCGACCGCGGGCAGGCACGCGAACAGGCAGAGCAGCAGCGTCCGTCCGCCGGGGACGCCGGCGTAGAGGCCCGACCAGGCGATGCCGAGCACGGCGACGGCGATCGCGGCGGCCGCGGCCGCGCCGGCCGCCGGTGCGCGGGCCCCCGGGGTCACCGCGCCACCGCCCCGGCCGGCGCGGGCGCCGCGGACAGGGCCGACGCCACGCGGCCGGGACCGGGGATGACGACGACCTCGGCGCCCGCCGCCATCAGGTCGCCCGCGCCCGCCGCCGCGGGGCCGCTCACCACCACCGCGACGCCGGTCCCCCGGGCCCGCGCCCGGGCGACGGCGGCGGGCAGCGCGGGATCCCCTGCGCTGGTCACGACGATCGCGGTGTCGGGGGCGTCGGGTCCCCCCGCCTCACCGGCGAGCGCGAGCGCCGCCCCGCGGGAGCCGCCGGCCTCGACGCGCGCGAGCGCCACCTCGATGACCGGCCACGTCGCGAGGGCGGAGGTGATCCGGGCCGGGGTGCGTCCCGTGTGGGACAGGGCGACCGGCTCGCCCGCCGCGCAGAGGTGGCGGGCGAGGGCGGCGGCGGCCGTGACCGCCGTCTCGAAGTCCTCCCCCGGCGGCCCGGCGCCGTCGAGCAGGACGAGGGTGGAGCGGCCCGACCCCTCGGGGGCGCGGAGCTCCTTCGTCTGCAGCCGCCCCCGCTTCGCCGTCTGCGCCCAGTGGACCCGCGACAGCGGGTCGCCCGCCTGGTACTCGCGCACCCGGTCGAGCTCGCCGAACCCCGAGTCGGCGCGGCGGCGGCGCGGCCCGCGGCCGGGCGCGCGC
Proteins encoded in this region:
- a CDS encoding DUF58 domain-containing protein, producing MTRGAGAPARALGLALAGAAALVASGGFGTPALATLGAGLIALPVLVTLVVWVAASGLRVERRLAPARCPAGDEVRITAHRSGWAHRTGLDRLLDVDVDPGLGTARGPGEPVPTRDGWILTAVRGDHRLPPPRVTVRDPFGLARRSRAGGGDDRLLVVPAAPAIGRMPLGMRAPGRGPRRRRADSGFGELDRVREYQAGDPLSRVHWAQTAKRGRLQTKELRAPEGSGRSTLVLLDGAGPPGEDFETAVTAAAALARHLCAAGEPVALSHTGRTPARITSALATWPVIEVALARVEAGGSRGAALALAGEAGGPDAPDTAIVVTSAGDPALPAAVARARARGTGVAVVVSGPAAAGAGDLMAAGAEVVVIPGPGRVASALSAAPAPAGAVAR